The genomic DNA GAATTAATGGAAAAAGTAATTAACAACCCTGAAGCGATGGATGGCTCTCCAGAGTTAAATATTGCTCATAAGATGTCAGTAAAAGAATACGAAGAGTTCACACCATATTCTCAAAGACTTGAAGAGAATTGGGGTAAACCTCCAGGGAACCTTAATAGTGACGGACAAAACCTTCTTATCTATGGAAAACATTTTGGAAATGTTTTTATAGGAGTTCAACCTACATTCGGTTATGAAGGTGATCCCATGAGATTACTCTATTCAAGAAGTGCTAGTCCTCATCATGGTTTTGCTGCTTATTACACGTATGTAGAAAAAATCTGGGGGGCTGATGCTGTTCTTCATTTTGGAACTCACGGTTCACTTGAATTTATGCCTGGGAAGCAGATGGGCATGAGTGAAACTTGTTATCCGGATTCTCTCATTGGATCATTGCCTAATTTGTATTATTATGCTGCGAATAATCCATCTGAAGCAACAATTGCAAAGAGAAGAGGATATGCTTCAACTATTAGTTATCTGACTCCTCCAGCGGAAAATGCAGGACTCTATAAAGGACTTAAAGAACTAAGTGAACTAGTTGGTTCATATCAACAATTAAGAGAAAATAGTAGGGGCATTCAAATTGTTAATGCAATTGTTGAGACTTCTAAACAATGTAACCTTGACAAAGATGTTGAGCTTCCTTCAAAAGACGTAGAAGAACTATCGATAGATGAAAGAGATTTATTTGTTGGTAATGTTTATAAACAGTTGATGGAGATAGAAAGTAGATTGTTACCTTGCGGTCTTCATACTATTGGAGAAGCTCCAACAGCAGAAGAAGCTGTTGCTACGCTTGTAAATATTGCATCTTTAGAAAGAGAACAAGAAGGATTAAGATCTCTTCCTGGATTACTTGCAGAATCCATCGGTCTAACTATTGAACAAATTTATGATGGCAACAACAAAGGTGAACTTAAATTTGTAGAGTTAAATGAAAAAATCATAAATACAGCTAGAGAGTCGATTTTTGCAATGGTCAACTCTTTAAAAATCATTGATGGCAGAGTTTATTTAGAAAAATCACTTTTATCCAAACTTTTCGATTTACTTAAAGTTTTTGGTCTAAATCTACCTACTCCTTGGTTAAGAGTCTGTAGATTAAATGGATTTAATGAAGTTAATCAGAAGGAATTAAATAAATTATTTGACTACTTACTTTTCTGCCTGGAACAGGTCTGCGCAGACAAAGAAATGGATAGCCTCATTAAAGCACTAGATGGAAATTATGTTTTACCTGGACCAGGAGGAGATCCCATAAGAAATCCAGGTGTATTACCTAGTGGTAAAAATATCCATGCACTTGATCCTCAATCAATTCCAACTACAGCAGCAGTAGCTGCAGCGAAGTCCGTTGTTGACAAATTAATTGAAAGACAAAAGGAAGAGCAAGGAACATGGCCTGAAACAATAGCTTGTGTTTTATGGGGTACTGATAACATCAAAACCTACGGAGAATCACTTGCACAAATCTTATGGTTTGTTGGGGTAAAACCAAAACCAGATTCTGTTGGAAGAATTAACAAACTAGAATTAATACCTTTAGAAGAATTAGGTAGGCCAAGAATAGATGTAGTAGTTAATTGTTCAGGAGTATTTAGAGATCTATTTATCAATCAAATGGCATTAATAGATCAGGCAGTCAAATTAGCAGCTGAAGCTGATGAACCATTGGAATCTAATTTTGTAAGGAAACATTCACTAGAACAAGCAGAAAAAGAAGGCACATCTATCAGAGAAGCTTCAGCGAGAGTATTCTCTAATGCAAGTGGAAGTTACAGTTCAAATGTTAATTTAGCCGTAGAAAATTCAACATGGGAGGAAGAAAATGAATTGCAAGAAATGTATTTATCTCGCAAAACATATGCTTTTAATGCTGATAATCCAGGTGAGATGAATCAAAAACGAGAAGTATTTGAGTCAGTAATGAAAACAGCAGATGTTACATTTCAAAACCTTGATTCTTCAGAGATTTCATTAACAGATGTAAGTCACTATTTTGATTCTGATCCAACAAAATTGATCAAGACATTAAGAGATGATGGGAAAGAACCAAGTAGCTACATAGCGGATACAACCACTTCTAATGCTCAAGTTAGAACACTTGGAGAAACTATCAGATTAGACTCAAGAACAAAACTTTTAAATCCTAAGTGGTATGAAGGTATGCTCAAATCTGGCTACGAAGGAGTTAGAGAACTTTCTAACAGACTTAATTACACTCTTGGTTGGAGTGCGACAAGCGGTCAAGTAGATAATTTTGTATATGAAGAAACTAATGAAACATTTATAAATGACGAAGAGATGAGGAAAAGATTAATGGATCTTAATCCTAATAGTTTCAGAAGAATTGTTGGAACATTGCTAGAAGTCAATGGTAGAGGATATTGGGAAACTTCAGATGAGAATATAGAACAGTTGAAAGAACTTTACCAAGAGGTAGAAGATAAAATCGAAGGAGTTAAAGAATAATAAATTTATTATTTTCTATAAATCCTATCAGCTACTTTCAAGACTTGATAATTTAGTTTGACATTGTGAACTCTCACAATGTCAATATTAAATTGAGAACAAAGACAACTTATTGCAAGTGTTCCTATATCCCTTTCTTTTGGATTTTTCTCATTCAAAATTTCTCCTATAAATCTCTTCCTAGATGCACCTATCAAAATTGGCAAATTCCATTTTTTAAATACTTCTATGTTTCTCAAGATTTCCAAATTATGAATGATATCCTTTGAAAAACCAATTCCAGGATCCACTATTATATTTCTTTTAGATATATTTTTTTCTAAAGCATTATTTATTAAATTATCAAGAGAGTATTTAACATCAGTCAATACGTTCTGGTAATTAGAGAGTTGATTCATATTTTGACTATTACCACGACTATGAGTTATGACGAACGGACAGTTGAATTTTGATACAACATCCAAAATTTTTATATCTCTTCTTCCTCCTGTAACATCATTTATCCAATTAGCACCATTTAAAAGAGCTTCGTAAGCCACTTCAGAATTAAAAGTATCAATAGAAATTAATACATCTGGAAATTCAGATTTTATTAATTTTAGATATGGGATCAATCTTTTTATTTCTATACTAGACCCAACTTCTTCAGCCCCAGGTCTCGTACTTTGAGCACCAAGATCAATAACATCAACACCATTGCTCAAGAAATGATTTACTTGATCCAAAACTTTTTTTGAAGAATTTAAATCTCCTCCATCACTAAATGAATCAGGAGTTAAATTAATAACCCCCATAATTGAAGTTTTTTGACCCCAGCCTTTTGGCCAAGGATTTTTCTTATTTATAATTCGCAATTCTTGCAAAACTATTAGGATCTAATGAAGCTCCTCCCACCAAAACCCCATCTATATCACTCATTGACATTATTTCATCAATATTATTAGGCTTAACAGATCCTCCATATTGGATAACCACATCCTCAAAACCTATTAATTTTCGAATCAAAGAACATATCTTGTTAGCCTCTTTAGCTTCACATGTTTTACCTGTCCCTATAGCCCAAATTGGCTCGTAAGCAACTATAAGGTTAGATGGATTTGTATTTTCAAGTCCTTGTTCAACCTGTCTAGTGATAACTCTATTAGCTTCTCCTCTCTCTCTTTGCTCCAATGTTTCCCCAACACAAACTATTGGAGTAAGTCCACTTGATTGAGCAAAAACTGCTCTTTTATTAATCTGTTCATCACTTTCACTAAAATATTTCCTTGGTTCACTGTGACCAACTATTGCGTAAGAAACTCTATGTTCAAGAAGCATTTTAGGAGATATTTCTGCCGTAAACGCTCCTTCATCTTCCCAATGAATATTCTGACTAGAAATATCTAAATAATCAAAATCAGTATGATTAGAAAAGGTTGAAATAGCAGTAAAAGGTGGTGCAATAATAACTTTACGATCATCCTTTATGTTTGTTATTAAAGGTAAAAACACTTCTAAATAAGACTTGGCTTGAGCACAAGTCATATTCATTTTCCAATTACCAGCAATAATAGATTTTCTCAAAATACAATCTCCAAGAAAATCATAATAATATAAACTGAGGTTAATAATCTAATTAATCAAAAATTAATTCATTTTTTAGAAACATAACTTTATCTCCCTTATTTAGTTTTCTTCCTCTTCTAGTTTCAATTACACCATTGACTTTAACAGACCCAGATGTAATAAAGATTTTTGCTTCTCCACCTGATGATACCAAATTCTTCCATTTTAAGAATTGATCTAATTTCATTGTTTTGTATGCCCAAAGATATTGATAAAGTAGGATAAATATAATACATAAAGTATCTTGCGACTAATACCACCAATCAGGCCATATTCAAATAGATTTATTAAAGGTTTTATATGCATGATTATTTACGTTGCTTGTTGGCCATTATTAGCATATTTAGCAGGAAAACTAATCCCGGCAATTGGATCTGGTGATCTTTCAAAAGTTTCTAGCATAATAGTCTGGTCTTTATTAGTATTCTTAATTCAAAAAATAGCTCAATTTGGACAGGATGTTTTTATTGCAAAACCATCCCTAGAAATTAGTGAAGAAATGACAGGAAATTTATTTAGAAAAATTCAAAAAATAGAGATGAATTCCTTTGGGAATATTTCAGCAGGAGACATAATCTATAGACTCACGGAAGATGCAGACAGAGTAAGCGAAGTAATCTATAAAACAGCTCAAGATACTTTTCCGTGTACTTTACAATTATTAGCTGTAATAATATACATGTTTTATTTAGATTGGTCTCTCACAGTATCAACTTTTGTGATAGCACCATTAGTTATTTTCACAGTTAATAGTTTTGGAAGAAGAGTCTTATTAGCATCTGAAAAAAGTCAAGAATCAACTAGTAACTTAGCAGGTTTAATAGGTGAATCTATAAATGGAATGGCTACTGTAAGAGCTTTTGCAGCCGAAAATTGGATTGTAAATAAATTTTATAAAAAATTAAATTCAAATAAAAAAGCGAAATATAAAACATTAAAATTGCTTGCATTTCAGCATCCAGTTGTAGGCTTTGTAGAAGCATTTGGAATATTAGCAATATTGGGTTTAGGAGCCTCAAGAATTAACCTTGGTCTTTTAACTAGTGAAGAATTTAGTAGTTTTTTTGCTGCAATATTAATGCTTATTGATCCAATAAGCCATGTAAGTACAAATTTCAATGACTATAAACAGGCAGAAGCATCCATAAAAAGGTTAAAAAAAATAAATCTAGAACCTTTTGAAAACGATAATGAAAATTTAACAAGGATATCTAATATTGATGGGAAAATCACTTTCAAGAAAGTTGATTTTGAATATAAAGAAGATAATCAAGTCCTCAAAAATATAAATTTAGAAATTAAAAAAGGGGAAGTTACAGCTTTCGTTGGATCTTCTGGCGCTGGTAAAAGTACAATGATGGGTCTTATTTTAAAATTTATTAACCCAAAAAAAGGAGACATTTTTATTGATGATAAAAATCTTAAATTATTAAATACGAAAGATATCAGAAATAATATTGCTCTAGTACAGCAACAACCTTTCTTATTTACAGGTAAGATTATCGACGTAATAAGAATGGGTAGGAATTTTACTAAAGAAGAAATTATAGAATCTGCCAAAAAATCAAATGCTCACAACTTTATTCAAGAGCTTCCTAATAAATATGAAACCAAAATAACTGAAAGAGGATTAAATTTCTCCGGCGGACAGATCCAAAGGATCGCTATTGCAAGAGCAATATTGGGGAACCCAGCGATTTTACTTCTAGATGAGGCAACTAGCGCACTTGATGCAGAATCAGAAGCAGAAGTTCAAGAAGGGCTTAATAGAGCAATGAATAATAGGACTGTTATTGTAATAGCTCATAGATTAGCTACTACTCAAGAGGCAGATAAAATAGTTGTCTTTGATAAGGGTGAAATTATTGAGATTGGTAAACATACTGATTTAATTAATAAAAAAGGAATATATAAAGAATTATGTGAAAAACAATTAATTAAGAAGTTATAATTCAAGCTTATTTATTAAATTTTTAAATCTATGAATGAAAATCAAAATGATTCTGGCAATCCAGTTTTAACCTTTGAAGGGAAAAAGTATTTTATAAATCAACTTTCTAAGGAAATAAAAGAATCTATAAATGCATTACAAATAGCGGAAACTCAACTAAAAATGCATCAAGACACTCTGAAATTGCTAACAATTAGTCGAAACTCTATAGCTAATCAATTAAGAGAAAAACTAAAAAACATTGAATAAATTTAATAATTATGGATTTCTTGCAGAGAGTAAGTATCAATCTTATTAAGTTGCAATGCTTTGATTGCTTTAATAGCTGCCTTGGCTCCCGGAATGGTTGTAAAAGTTGGAATATTATATTCCAAAGCAGCACGTCTTAAATATGCGTCGTCATGGAGAGCCTGCGATCCTATTGGAGTATTAATTACTAACTGAACAAGTCCTGAACGAATTAGATCTTCTATATTAGGTCTACCTTCGTGTACTTTTAGTACTTCATCAACTTGAATGCCTAAATCACTTAAATATGAAGCTGTACCACTCGTTGCAATTAATTTAAATCCTAAAACCAACAACTCCCTAGCAATTACTTCAAGATATTTTTTATCTAAATCATTCGTAGACAAAAAAGCTACTCCCTCAGAGGGGACTCCATTTCCTGCTGCCAATTCTGACTTAGCATAAGCAATACCGAAATCTTTGGCTAAACCCATTACCTCTCCTGTTGATCTCATTTCCGGACCAAGAAGCGTATCAGATCCAGGAAATCTTTTAAAAGGTAAAACAGCTTCTTTCACTGCCTGATATTTTGGAGAGAATTCTTCTGTAAAATTAACATCATCTAGAGTAGAGCCTTGCATTAACTGGGTAGCTAATTTTGCAACTGGTTTTCCTATAGCCTTTGAAACAAATGGAACAGTTCTGGAAGCTCTTGGATTAGCTTCTAAAATAAATAATTTATTTTCTTTATTATTTAAATTCGTTACTGCAAATTGTAAATTAATTAAACCAACAACATTTAATCTTTTAGCAATTAATTTAGTCCAATTTTTTACTACATCTAGAGTGGATTTTGAAAGAGAAATAGATGGCAAACAGCAAGCGGAATCACCAGAGTGAATCCCTGCTGGTTCAACATGTTCCATTAAACCAGCAATTACTACTGAACCTGCTGAATCACATAAAGCATCAACATCTATCTCAATAGCATTATTTAAATATTGATCAAGCAGTATTGGATGATCAGGCGATACCTTGACTGCTTCAGAGATGTATCTCGATAATTCATTCTCATCCTTTACAATTTCCATTGCCCTGCCACCTAAAACATAAGAGGGCCTAACAACTAAAGGAAACCCAATATTCTTAGCCACAGTTTGCGCTTCATTTTGATTACGAGCTATTCCGTTTAATGGTTGCCTAATATTTAATTCTTTAAGTATTTTTGTAAATTCCTCTCTATCTTCTGCTAGATCGATTGAAATTGGTGAAGTCCCTAAAATTTTTGATCCTGTTCTAGCACCATCGTTAGATTTAAGCCACTCATATAAAGGTAAAGATAATTTTAAAGGAGTTTGACCTCCAAATTGAACAATCAAACCATATGGATTTTCAACTTCTATTATATTTAGTACATCCTCCAAAGTTACAGGCTCAAAATATAAAATATCGCTAGTGTCGTAATCCGTTGATACGGTTTCAGGGTTACTATTAACCATTATTGTTTCAAAACCATTTTGAGAGGCTTGATATGATGCATGACAACAACAATAATCAAATTCTATTCCCTGTCCAATTCTGTTTGGACCTCCACCTAAAATCATAATTTTTTTTGAATCATTATTTTTTTTAATTTCACTATCAAAAACTTGAGAATTTAAAAAAATAAAAGGCTCTTCATAAGTTGAATAGTGATAAGGAGTTGAAGATGAAAACTCTGCTGAGCAAGTATCAACAGTCTTATATATTGGAACAATATTTAAATTTTTTCTGTATCTTCTCACTTCAAAAAAATCAGAATTAGTTAATTTTGATATCTGTTGATCTGAAAAACCTAATTGCTTAGCATAAAGCATCAAATCTCTATCTAGACTAGAAAGCTTTTTTTCTCTCAAAAAATCATTTTCAAAATTAAAGATATTACGTAATTTTTCAATAAACCATAAATCAATATTCGTAACTTCTTGGATAAAAGAGTTAGTTTTTCCAAGGTGCATTGCTTTTTTAATTATAAGAATTCTCTCTGATGTTGGATTTCTTAAACTAGTCTGTAATTCATTCTCGTCCTTAGTGTCTTCTATTGAATCACATTCC from Prochlorococcus marinus XMU1402 includes the following:
- a CDS encoding magnesium chelatase subunit H; amino-acid sequence: MFTQVRSANRRVSPVEDNKHKVVIKAVYVVLEPQYQNSLTEAAKSINKMNGPIGIDLSGYLIEELRNDSNFKDFKEDIANADIFVASLIFIEDLAQKVVDAVSPFKDKLKASIVFPSMPEVMRLNKLGSFSMAQLGQSKSIIGDLIKKKKESDGASFQDSMLKLLNTLPSILKYLPVEKAQDARTFILSFQYWLGGTTENLKNFLLMISEKYAVSEIIKDQIEEFKIQDPETFPDLGIWHPLAPCMFESLKEYQNWENNRKDINPKDDKTPTIGLVLQRSHIVTGDDAHYVAVIQELEYRGARVIPIFCGGLDFSKPVNEFYFDTINNNQPIVDGVVSLTGFALVGGPARQDHPKAIEALKRLNRPYMVALPLVFQTTQEWEDSDLGLHPVQVALQIAIPELDGAIEPIILSGRDDATGKAHTLQDRVDVIAERAIKWSTLRVKQRKDKKLAITVFSFPPDKGNVGTAAYLNVFGSIYRVLLEMKSKGYQIDELPSNSKELMEKVINNPEAMDGSPELNIAHKMSVKEYEEFTPYSQRLEENWGKPPGNLNSDGQNLLIYGKHFGNVFIGVQPTFGYEGDPMRLLYSRSASPHHGFAAYYTYVEKIWGADAVLHFGTHGSLEFMPGKQMGMSETCYPDSLIGSLPNLYYYAANNPSEATIAKRRGYASTISYLTPPAENAGLYKGLKELSELVGSYQQLRENSRGIQIVNAIVETSKQCNLDKDVELPSKDVEELSIDERDLFVGNVYKQLMEIESRLLPCGLHTIGEAPTAEEAVATLVNIASLEREQEGLRSLPGLLAESIGLTIEQIYDGNNKGELKFVELNEKIINTARESIFAMVNSLKIIDGRVYLEKSLLSKLFDLLKVFGLNLPTPWLRVCRLNGFNEVNQKELNKLFDYLLFCLEQVCADKEMDSLIKALDGNYVLPGPGGDPIRNPGVLPSGKNIHALDPQSIPTTAAVAAAKSVVDKLIERQKEEQGTWPETIACVLWGTDNIKTYGESLAQILWFVGVKPKPDSVGRINKLELIPLEELGRPRIDVVVNCSGVFRDLFINQMALIDQAVKLAAEADEPLESNFVRKHSLEQAEKEGTSIREASARVFSNASGSYSSNVNLAVENSTWEEENELQEMYLSRKTYAFNADNPGEMNQKREVFESVMKTADVTFQNLDSSEISLTDVSHYFDSDPTKLIKTLRDDGKEPSSYIADTTTSNAQVRTLGETIRLDSRTKLLNPKWYEGMLKSGYEGVRELSNRLNYTLGWSATSGQVDNFVYEETNETFINDEEMRKRLMDLNPNSFRRIVGTLLEVNGRGYWETSDENIEQLKELYQEVEDKIEGVKE
- the folP gene encoding dihydropteroate synthase yields the protein MRIINKKNPWPKGWGQKTSIMGVINLTPDSFSDGGDLNSSKKVLDQVNHFLSNGVDVIDLGAQSTRPGAEEVGSSIEIKRLIPYLKLIKSEFPDVLISIDTFNSEVAYEALLNGANWINDVTGGRRDIKILDVVSKFNCPFVITHSRGNSQNMNQLSNYQNVLTDVKYSLDNLINNALEKNISKRNIIVDPGIGFSKDIIHNLEILRNIEVFKKWNLPILIGASRKRFIGEILNEKNPKERDIGTLAISCLCSQFNIDIVRVHNVKLNYQVLKVADRIYRK
- the tpiA gene encoding triose-phosphate isomerase, whose product is MRKSIIAGNWKMNMTCAQAKSYLEVFLPLITNIKDDRKVIIAPPFTAISTFSNHTDFDYLDISSQNIHWEDEGAFTAEISPKMLLEHRVSYAIVGHSEPRKYFSESDEQINKRAVFAQSSGLTPIVCVGETLEQRERGEANRVITRQVEQGLENTNPSNLIVAYEPIWAIGTGKTCEAKEANKICSLIRKLIGFEDVVIQYGGSVKPNNIDEIMSMSDIDGVLVGGASLDPNSFARIANYK
- a CDS encoding RNA-binding S4 domain-containing protein; the protein is MKLDQFLKWKNLVSSGGEAKIFITSGSVKVNGVIETRRGRKLNKGDKVMFLKNELIFD
- a CDS encoding ABC transporter ATP-binding protein, whose amino-acid sequence is MIIYVACWPLLAYLAGKLIPAIGSGDLSKVSSIIVWSLLVFLIQKIAQFGQDVFIAKPSLEISEEMTGNLFRKIQKIEMNSFGNISAGDIIYRLTEDADRVSEVIYKTAQDTFPCTLQLLAVIIYMFYLDWSLTVSTFVIAPLVIFTVNSFGRRVLLASEKSQESTSNLAGLIGESINGMATVRAFAAENWIVNKFYKKLNSNKKAKYKTLKLLAFQHPVVGFVEAFGILAILGLGASRINLGLLTSEEFSSFFAAILMLIDPISHVSTNFNDYKQAEASIKRLKKINLEPFENDNENLTRISNIDGKITFKKVDFEYKEDNQVLKNINLEIKKGEVTAFVGSSGAGKSTMMGLILKFINPKKGDIFIDDKNLKLLNTKDIRNNIALVQQQPFLFTGKIIDVIRMGRNFTKEEIIESAKKSNAHNFIQELPNKYETKITERGLNFSGGQIQRIAIARAILGNPAILLLDEATSALDAESEAEVQEGLNRAMNNRTVIVIAHRLATTQEADKIVVFDKGEIIEIGKHTDLINKKGIYKELCEKQLIKKL
- a CDS encoding DUF6447 family protein; translation: MNENQNDSGNPVLTFEGKKYFINQLSKEIKESINALQIAETQLKMHQDTLKLLTISRNSIANQLREKLKNIE
- the carB gene encoding carbamoyl-phosphate synthase large subunit, yielding MPQRGDLKKILILGSGPIVIGQACEFDYSGTQACKVLRKVGYEIILINSNPASIMTDPDIANKTYIEPLTSDIVSQIILKEKPDAILPTMGGQTALNLAVKLSESDFLKKNNVELIGANLRAINKAEDRKLFKESMEKINVNVCPSGIASNLTEAKDVSKKINSYPLIIRPAFTLGGVGGGIAYNLEEFIELCSTGLEESPSNQILIEKSLIGWKEFELEVMRDTADNVVIVCSIENLDPMGVHTGDSITVAPAQTLTDKEYQRLRDLSLKIIREVGVETGGSNIQFAINPTNGEVIVIEMNPRVSRSSALASKATGFPIAKIAALLSVGYTLDEIINDITKKTPACFEPSIDYVVTKIPRFAFEKFKGSSNTLSTAMKSVGESMAIGRSFEESFQKALRSLEVGIHGWECDSIEDTKDENELQTSLRNPTSERILIIKKAMHLGKTNSFIQEVTNIDLWFIEKLRNIFNFENDFLREKKLSSLDRDLMLYAKQLGFSDQQISKLTNSDFFEVRRYRKNLNIVPIYKTVDTCSAEFSSSTPYHYSTYEEPFIFLNSQVFDSEIKKNNDSKKIMILGGGPNRIGQGIEFDYCCCHASYQASQNGFETIMVNSNPETVSTDYDTSDILYFEPVTLEDVLNIIEVENPYGLIVQFGGQTPLKLSLPLYEWLKSNDGARTGSKILGTSPISIDLAEDREEFTKILKELNIRQPLNGIARNQNEAQTVAKNIGFPLVVRPSYVLGGRAMEIVKDENELSRYISEAVKVSPDHPILLDQYLNNAIEIDVDALCDSAGSVVIAGLMEHVEPAGIHSGDSACCLPSISLSKSTLDVVKNWTKLIAKRLNVVGLINLQFAVTNLNNKENKLFILEANPRASRTVPFVSKAIGKPVAKLATQLMQGSTLDDVNFTEEFSPKYQAVKEAVLPFKRFPGSDTLLGPEMRSTGEVMGLAKDFGIAYAKSELAAGNGVPSEGVAFLSTNDLDKKYLEVIARELLVLGFKLIATSGTASYLSDLGIQVDEVLKVHEGRPNIEDLIRSGLVQLVINTPIGSQALHDDAYLRRAALEYNIPTFTTIPGAKAAIKAIKALQLNKIDTYSLQEIHNY